One genomic segment of Bifidobacterium breve DSM 20213 = JCM 1192 includes these proteins:
- a CDS encoding PTS ascorbate transporter subunit IIC, giving the protein MNGVLSVLLDIFRQPSIIVALISLVGLAVQRKKATDIMKGTIRTMVGFLVLAAGASVVSGALDPFGSMFQHAFNVQGVVPNNEAIVGTVLVKYGSEAALIFFFGMIVNILLSMTSRFKYIYLSGHVAFYMATMVAVILEVAGMSTWGVILWGSIAQGLIVTISPALVQPFMKDAAGTNDVALGHTGGAGIALGGLVARLTRSKKHPSKSTEDIKFPAGLGFLRDTTVIIALSMAVIYVVVALFAGSSYIESELSDGQNFIVFAILQAATFSAGVFVILAGVRVVLGEIVPAFKGISEKLVKNSKPALDVPMIFTFAPNAVLIGFISSFVGGVVGMGIMALAGSTIIIPGIVAHFMTGGATGVIGNGQGGVRGAVIGSFVNGLAITFLPLFLLPVLGDTGMANATYSDADYGVAGILLGQFGKGGQIGLIIGIIASVVVFYAASFAMSAREKKKAAVEAK; this is encoded by the coding sequence GGTCTTGCCGTGCAGCGCAAGAAGGCTACCGACATTATGAAGGGCACCATCCGAACCATGGTGGGATTCCTGGTGTTGGCAGCAGGCGCTTCCGTCGTTTCCGGCGCACTTGATCCCTTTGGCAGCATGTTCCAGCATGCATTCAATGTGCAGGGTGTGGTGCCGAACAACGAAGCCATTGTCGGCACGGTCTTGGTGAAGTATGGGTCTGAAGCCGCCCTTATCTTCTTCTTCGGCATGATTGTCAACATCCTGCTGTCTATGACCTCGCGTTTCAAGTACATCTACCTGTCCGGTCATGTGGCGTTCTACATGGCTACGATGGTCGCCGTGATTCTCGAGGTTGCCGGTATGTCGACTTGGGGTGTGATTCTGTGGGGCTCCATCGCACAAGGTTTGATTGTCACCATCTCTCCCGCGCTTGTACAGCCGTTCATGAAGGATGCCGCTGGTACCAATGATGTCGCCCTTGGTCACACCGGTGGTGCGGGCATTGCGCTCGGCGGTCTCGTGGCTCGTCTGACCCGTTCTAAGAAGCACCCGTCCAAGTCCACTGAGGACATCAAGTTCCCTGCAGGCCTTGGTTTCCTTCGCGACACCACCGTCATCATCGCCCTGTCGATGGCCGTTATTTATGTTGTCGTCGCGCTGTTCGCGGGTAGCTCCTACATTGAATCTGAGCTGAGCGATGGGCAGAACTTCATCGTGTTCGCCATCCTGCAGGCTGCCACATTCTCTGCTGGCGTGTTTGTCATTCTCGCTGGTGTGCGCGTGGTACTCGGTGAGATCGTACCTGCGTTCAAGGGTATTTCCGAGAAGCTCGTGAAGAACTCGAAGCCGGCCCTTGACGTGCCGATGATCTTCACCTTCGCCCCCAATGCTGTGCTTATCGGCTTCATCTCCAGCTTCGTTGGTGGTGTGGTCGGTATGGGAATCATGGCTCTGGCCGGTTCCACCATCATTATCCCGGGTATTGTGGCTCACTTCATGACCGGCGGCGCCACCGGTGTAATCGGTAACGGACAGGGCGGCGTACGTGGTGCGGTGATTGGCTCCTTCGTCAATGGTTTGGCGATTACATTCCTGCCGCTATTCCTGCTGCCTGTGCTTGGCGACACCGGCATGGCGAATGCCACATATTCTGATGCGGATTATGGTGTTGCTGGTATTCTGCTTGGCCAATTCGGCAAGGGTGGTCAGATTGGTCTCATTATTGGTATTATCGCTTCGGTCGTGGTGTTCTATGCCGCATCGTTTGCGATGAGTGCGCGTGAGAAGAAGAAGGCTGCCGTAGAAGCGAAATAA